A region of Sugiyamaella lignohabitans strain CBS 10342 chromosome A, complete sequence DNA encodes the following proteins:
- the SRO7 gene encoding Sro7p (Effector of Rab GTPase Sec4p; forms a complex with Sec4p and t-SNARE Sec9p; involved in exocytosis and docking and fusion of post-Golgi vesicles with plasma membrane; homolog of Drosophila lgl tumor suppressor; SRO7 has a paralog, SRO77, that arose from the whole genome duplication; GO_component: GO:0005737 - cytoplasm [Evidence IEA,IEA]; GO_component: GO:0005829 - cytosol [Evidence IDA] [PMID 10402465]; GO_component: GO:0016020 - membrane [Evidence IEA]; GO_component: GO:0005886 - plasma membrane [Evidence IEA,IEA]; GO_component: GO:0005886 - plasma membrane [Evidence IDA] [PMID 10402465]; GO_function: GO:0017137 - Rab GTPase binding [Evidence IDA] [PMID 16390997]; GO_function: GO:0000149 - SNARE binding [Evidence IPI] [PMID 15964280]; GO_process: GO:0006893 - Golgi to plasma membrane transport [Evidence IGI,IPI] [PMID 10402465]; GO_process: GO:0030010 - establishment of cell polarity [Evidence IPI] [PMID 15964280]; GO_process: GO:0006887 - exocytosis [Evidence IEA]; GO_process: GO:0006887 - exocytosis [Evidence IGI] [PMID 10402465]; GO_process: GO:0007264 - small GTPase mediated signal transduction [Evidence IPI] [PMID 16390997]), with amino-acid sequence MSGNVTCLGFDPVQSLLAIGTGTGTVHVFGQHNVEVVLGEITAGSGSQSAVKWVRFIKGYYLVSVDVQSIVRVFSLESEELVYEYVCPGIITAVESDPALDWLFLGMENGQIVVYDADRGVQAPYRIGNLQKSVNAKFRMSPITSIAIHPRDVGSLLVCYRDTAVVFNIAKSEITLSLRYEVPAGAPGGDLNPSQFNQFRNPQFISAIWHPNGHHILTTHIDGSLVFWDATEGTLLQARTVLDSFVNIPRKPHQPDNAAPSGGSRDPIAKVTWNCTTNPEDTSLLISGGSIDLGFSKGFSMLDFGPTPSVAITSYQAMGNHYAEPRRHKIYPLPDEVDVVDFIMLSSTQSPYYGGNQAPSHVVALLNTGELLTINYTDGMIVTDPTLLPPSLAWINPYVTTMSASVVPRNQWVGMMNATPGSERSIFNGGAPARRHLRSYQHRTALCTGHRDGTVKLWDASHGELEDSRAIEVSLQNALQSSQRVSVTHISLAAEVAELAVAVENGEVVLFDFKRNKGISGAMSNMRIRDDESPLKDISSRAPLNVKEGFLPQTLVSRMDNSPVSALNNSKIGFVAIGYSSGKLVVIDRRGPAIIYEALCFQPTSSTSSKRRTRTSFTPTTPSSTLEYPTAIEFGLYAVEDDSYSSIVLSVGSSAGNVYTFKIVPSANGYFLDPVGHLSVGPDPILHLQPINMAYGISAVAEPENLDKLAAGVVIPGAIIAITKSEGRVFRQPSSKITHKRFTFNCISAGTSYLRENDSFALVCITDKSQLKIMAIPSMRDICTRDLPLPLDPHL; translated from the coding sequence ATGAGCGGTAATGTCACTTGTCTGGGGTTTGATCCGGTCCAGAGTTTGCTGGCAATTGGCACGGGAACTGGTACGGTTCATGTGTTTGGTCAGCACAACGTAGAGGTTGTGTTGGGAGAGATAACTGCAGGCAGTGGCTCTCAGTCGGCTGTGAAATGGGTCAGGTTTATTAAGGGGTATTATCTGGTCAGTGTGGATGTTCAGTCCATTGTAAGAGTGTTTTCGCTCGAGTCAGAGGAATTGGTCTACGAATATGTTTGTCCAGGAATTATTACTGCTGTAGAGTCGGATCCGGCTTTGGATTGGTTGTTTTTGGGCATGGAAAATGGCCAGATTGTGGTGTATGATGCGGACAGAGGTGTTCAGGCCCCTTATAGAATCGGCAATCTCCAGAAATCGGTGAATGCAAAATTCCGTATGTCTCCTATTACAAGCATTGCTATACATCCAAGAGATGTTGGCAGCCTGCTGGTTTGTTATAGAGATACAGCAGTGGTTTTTAATATCGCCAAGAGCGAGATCACACTCAGTTTACGTTATGAGGTACCGGCTGGTGCACCAGGTGGTGACCTTAATCCATCGCAATTCAACCAATTTCGCAATCCGCAGTTTATTAGTGCGATATGGCATCCTAATGGCCATCATATTCTGACGACTCATATCGATGGGTCTTTGGTATTTTGGGATGCTACTGAAGGTACTTTACTACAGGCAAGAACTGTTTTGGACAGTTTTGTTAATATTCCACGAAAACCTCATCAGCCCGATaatgctgctccttctggTGGTTCCCGTGATCCTATCGCCAAGGTCACTTGGAACTGTACCACTAACCCCGAAGACACATCTCTTCTGATTTCTGGTGGTAGTATTGACCTGGGGTTCTCGAAAGGTTTTTCGATGCTTGATTTTGGCCCGACTCCCTCGGTGGCTATTACTTCCTACCAGGCAATGGGCAATCACTATGCCGAACCAAGGAGACACAAGATATACCCATTACCAGACGAAGTAGATGTAGTGGATTTCATTATGCTGTCTAGTACCCAGTCTCCTTACTATGGAGGAAATCAAGCTCCTTCACATGTTGTTGCGCTTCTAAATACAGGAGAACTGCTTACTATTAACTATACAGATGGCATGATTGTCACAGATCCTACACTTCTGCCTCCTTCTTTGGCATGGATAAACCCGTATGTGACGACAATGTCTGCATCTGTTGTGCCTAGAAACCAGTGGGTTGGAATGATGAATGCGACTCCTGGTTCTGAACGCAGTATATTTAACGGGGGAGCTCCTGCTAGAAGGCATCTACGAAGTTACCAGCACCGAACTGCTCTGTGTACAGGCCATCGTGACGGCACTGTGAAATTATGGGATGCATCTCATGGTGAGTTGGAAGATTCACGGGCTATTGAAGTGAGTCTTCAAAACGCCCTTCAGTCATCACAACGGGTATCGGTTACACATATCTCACTGGCGGcagaagtggcagaacTTGCGGTGGCAGTTGAAAATGGCGAAGTTGTGTTATTCGATTTCAAGAGAAACAAGGGTATTTCTGGTGCGATGTCGAACATGCGAATTCGAGACGACGAATCTCCACTAAAAGATATCAGCAGTCGAGCTCCTCTCAATGTGAAAGAGGGATTCTTGCCTCAAACTCTGGTGTCTAGAATGGACAATTCTCCTGTCTCAGCATTGAACAACTCCAAAATTGGGTTTGTGGCCATTGGTTATAGCAGTGGAAAACTGGTTGTAATTGACCGTCGTGGCCCTGCTATTATATACGAAGCACTTTGTTTCCAACCCACAAGCTCAACTTCTAGCAAAAGACGAACACGCACTTCCTTTACTCCCACTACCCCATCTTCAACATTAGAATATCCTACCGCTATAGAATTCGGATTATATGCAGTAGAAGACGATTCGTACTCATCCATCGTTCTCTCCGTAGGCTCTTCAGCTGGTAATGTCTATACATTCAAGATTGTTCCATCTGCCAACGGATATTTTCTAGATCCTGTTGGACATCTCAGCGTGGGACCTGATCCCATTCTCCACCTCCAACCCATCAATATGGCATACGGTATCTCAGCTGTTGCCGAACCAGAAAACCTCGACAAATTAGCAGCCGGCGTCGTGATCCCCGGGGCCATTATCGCCATAACCAAGTCCGAGGGCAGAGTCTTCCGGCAACCCAGCTCGAAAATCACCCACAAACGGTTCACATTCAACTGCATCTCTGCAGGAACCTCATACCTCCGCGAGAACGACTCGTTCGCACTCGTGTGCATCACCGACAAGTCGCAACTCAAGATCATGGCCATCCCCAGCATGCGCGATATCTGCACACGAGACCTTCCACTCCCATTGGACCCTCATTTGTAA
- the DNL4 gene encoding DNA ligase (ATP) DNL4 (DNA ligase required for nonhomologous end-joining (NHEJ); forms stable heterodimer with required cofactor Lif1p, interacts with Nej1p; involved in meiosis, not essential for vegetative growth; GO_component: GO:0032807 - DNA ligase IV complex [Evidence IPI] [PMID 17567543]; GO_component: GO:0000790 - nuclear chromatin [Evidence IPI] [PMID 10679327]; GO_component: GO:0005634 - nucleus [Evidence IEA,IEA]; GO_function: GO:0005524 - ATP binding [Evidence IEA,IEA]; GO_function: GO:0003677 - DNA binding [Evidence IEA]; GO_function: GO:0003910 - DNA ligase (ATP) activity [Evidence IEA,IEA]; GO_function: GO:0003910 - DNA ligase (ATP) activity [Evidence IDA] [PMID 9242411]; GO_function: GO:0003910 - DNA ligase (ATP) activity [Evidence IDA,IMP] [PMID 9271115]; GO_function: GO:0003909 - DNA ligase activity [Evidence IEA]; GO_function: GO:0016874 - ligase activity [Evidence IEA]; GO_function: GO:0046872 - metal ion binding [Evidence IEA]; GO_function: GO:0000166 - nucleotide binding [Evidence IEA]; GO_process: GO:0006266 - DNA ligation [Evidence IBA]; GO_process: GO:0051103 - DNA ligation involved in DNA repair [Evidence IEA]; GO_process: GO:0006310 - DNA recombination [Evidence IEA,IEA]; GO_process: GO:0006281 - DNA repair [Evidence IEA,IEA]; GO_process: GO:0006260 - DNA replication [Evidence IEA,IEA]; GO_process: GO:0007049 - cell cycle [Evidence IEA]; GO_process: GO:0051301 - cell division [Evidence IEA]; GO_process: GO:0006974 - cellular response to DNA damage stimulus [Evidence IEA]; GO_process: GO:0006303 - double-strand break repair via nonhomologous end joining [Evidence IDA] [PMID 15342630]; GO_process: GO:0006303 - double-strand break repair via nonhomologous end joining [Evidence IMP] [PMID 9242411]; GO_process: GO:0001302 - replicative cell aging [Evidence IGI] [PMID 18627461]), with translation MDDKQQPMKFWSFCKVGGGISSSDLRQILHLTDGKWHDWDPKRLPNEYMDIGHPKELPDVWIKPSDSIVIEVKGTQLITSNEFRTTQTLRFPRFKGLRSDKTWEDSMSYKEFGSIRKEVNKIDEKNSERPKRKAAVKRTKVTLLEDSIGKVSLANVALKDDVFHKQPFYVVDDVTTPDFISKRDLEVLIKENGGTITQSSSTPDVLVVADRDLPTVVGVKKAKSADVIKAHWILESVKKKRELPFDLSDFYYCREQTIATISANSDEYGDSYIREITVNQLKQVMEDIPLITNSSVDDVELRDLLIDLIDIGSGPFKGLLFPRYHFYFDRPSLAMQNGLAQAQTDKKHIEDDFDFVQTYAEFNGATVKPSLHDISLTHIIVNVEDKNRIAAIRALMMARPKMVHIVDISWIQQSWEEGTTLAVDKFVVNK, from the coding sequence ATGGATGACAAACAACAGCCTATGAAGTTCTGGTCGTTCTGTAaggttggtggtggtataAGTTCGAGCGATCTCAGGCAGATTCTTCATCTTACTGATGGTAAATGGCATGATTGGGATCCCAAGAGACTGCCCAATGAATACATGGATATTGGGCATCCTAAAGAGCTTCCCGATGTCTGGATTAAACCCTCCGATTCGATTGTAATTGAGGTCAAAGGAACACAGCTGATTACTAGTAACGAGTTCCGTACAACACAGACCTTACGATTCCCTCGTTTCAAGGGCCTGCGATCTGACAAAACCTGGGAAGATTCAATGAGCTACAAGGAGTTTGGCAGTATTCGAAAGGAAGTCAACAAAATCGATGAAAAGAACTCTGAAAGACCCAAAAGAAAAGCGGCGGTGAAACGAACTAAAGTGACCTTACTTGAAGATAGTATTGGAAAGGTCAGCCTAGCTAATGTAGCTCTAAAAGATGATGTGTTTCATAAACAGCCGTTTTATGTGGTGGATGATGTCACTACTCCAGACTTTATTAGCAAAAGAGATTTAGAAGTTCTCATCAAGGAGAATGGTGGTACAATTACTCAATCAAGCTCCACACCAGATGTTttggttgttgctgatagaGATTTACCAACAGTGGTGGGTGTTAAGAAAGCTAAATCTGCAGATGTGATCAAAGCACATTGGATTCTGGAAAGTGTTAAGAAAAAGCGAGAACTTCCTTTTGACTTGAGTGacttttattattgccGGGAACAGACCATTGCTACCATTTCAGCAAATTCAGATGAGTATGGTGACTCATACATTCGTGAGATTACAGTAAATCAGCTTAAACAAGTAATGGAAGATATTCCGTTAATAACCAATTCGTCAGTGGATGATGTCGAGCTGAGAGATTTATTAATCGATCTGATAGATATTGGTTCGGGGCCATTTAAAGGGTTGCTATTCCCTCGATATCACTTCTACTTTGATCGGCCAAGTCTAGCTATGCAAAATGGGTTGGCACAAGCGCAAACTGATAAAAAGCATATTGAGGACGATTTTGACTTTGTTCAGACGTATGCTGAGTTTAATGGTGCAACTGTGAAACCAAGTCTTCATGACATATCTCTGACACATATCATTGTTAATGTCGAAGATAAGAATCGTATCGCAGCTATTCGAGCCCTGATGATGGCACGACCAAAGATGGTGCATATTGTAGATATATCGTGGATTCAGCAGTCTTGGGAGGAAGGTACTACCCTGGCTGTCGACAAATTTGTCGTAAATAAATAG
- the DNL4 gene encoding DNA ligase (ATP) DNL4 (DNA ligase required for nonhomologous end-joining (NHEJ); forms stable heterodimer with required cofactor Lif1p, interacts with Nej1p; involved in meiosis, not essential for vegetative growth; GO_component: GO:0032807 - DNA ligase IV complex [Evidence IPI] [PMID 17567543]; GO_component: GO:0000790 - nuclear chromatin [Evidence IPI] [PMID 10679327]; GO_component: GO:0005634 - nucleus [Evidence IEA,IEA]; GO_function: GO:0005524 - ATP binding [Evidence IEA,IEA]; GO_function: GO:0003677 - DNA binding [Evidence IEA]; GO_function: GO:0003910 - DNA ligase (ATP) activity [Evidence IEA,IEA]; GO_function: GO:0003910 - DNA ligase (ATP) activity [Evidence IDA] [PMID 9242411]; GO_function: GO:0003910 - DNA ligase (ATP) activity [Evidence IDA,IMP] [PMID 9271115]; GO_function: GO:0003909 - DNA ligase activity [Evidence IEA]; GO_function: GO:0016874 - ligase activity [Evidence IEA]; GO_function: GO:0046872 - metal ion binding [Evidence IEA]; GO_function: GO:0000166 - nucleotide binding [Evidence IEA]; GO_process: GO:0006266 - DNA ligation [Evidence IBA]; GO_process: GO:0051103 - DNA ligation involved in DNA repair [Evidence IEA]; GO_process: GO:0006310 - DNA recombination [Evidence IEA,IEA]; GO_process: GO:0006281 - DNA repair [Evidence IEA,IEA]; GO_process: GO:0006260 - DNA replication [Evidence IEA,IEA]; GO_process: GO:0007049 - cell cycle [Evidence IEA]; GO_process: GO:0051301 - cell division [Evidence IEA]; GO_process: GO:0006974 - cellular response to DNA damage stimulus [Evidence IEA]; GO_process: GO:0006303 - double-strand break repair via nonhomologous end joining [Evidence IDA] [PMID 15342630]; GO_process: GO:0006303 - double-strand break repair via nonhomologous end joining [Evidence IMP] [PMID 9242411]; GO_process: GO:0001302 - replicative cell aging [Evidence IGI] [PMID 18627461]), translating into MSDATASVDTSAMEEELVQPKNFGKSPPFNKIVTGVFLPLQRHQLEKAVLAKRKTITAIRHEIIANFIANWKRNVGDDIYPAFRLILPEIDRERQMYHLKENTLGRLLVKVLHLDKKSPDAIALREWKRGPSSTAGNFSERVYDILAKRDTHSTYGDMTVDEVNSLLDTLSTSKSAEQQGVLRKFLTGMNAEELRWLTRIILRFSRIGVTETTIFQIYHPDAVALYNITSDMKRVCWQLWDTNYRIPNEESQIRLMSCFRPQLAAFTKHSNKKIVDVMPDSGFYMEEKIDGERMQVHFTRKQCEEDGQTVEKVQLKFFSRKGKDYTYLYGSNFDDPSGSLAPKLRTVIDKRVRNCIFDGEMVGWDSEEDMIELFGSLKTAAKAGTASKSNPLYIAYDLVHLNGRSLVNVPLSQRKKMLDGIVTPVKGYFMVLPYPIGKTEKDIETRFLKIIEEA; encoded by the coding sequence ATGTCGGATGCGACTGCTAGTGTTGATACTTCTGCCATGGAGGAGGAGCTTGTTCAGCCCAAGAATTTTGGCAAGTCTCCTCCTTTCAACAAAATTGTGACTGGCGTTTTCCTGCCGCTTCAACGACATCAATTGGAGAAAGCGGTGCTGGCAAAACGGAAAACTATTACTGCCATTCGTCATGAGATCATTGCGAACTTTATTGCCAATTGGAAGAGGAATGTCGGCGATGATATTTATCCTGCGTTTAGATTGATACTCCCGGAGATTGATCGTGAACGACAGATGTATcatttgaaagaaaatacTTTGGGTAGACTACTGGTCAAGGTGCTGCATTTGGATAAGAAGTCTCCAGATGCAATTGCTTTACGAGAATGGAAAAGAGGTCCTAGTTCGACTGCTGGAAACTTTTCTGAACGGGTATATGATATCCTGGCCAAACGTGATACTCATTCGACATATGGCGATATGACTGTCGACGAAGTCAATAGCTTGCTCGATACCCTCAGTACGTCGAAGTCGGCTGAACAGCAGGGTGTATTGAGAAAGTTCCTTACTGGTATGAATGCTGAAGAGTTACGATGGTTGACTCGTATTATTCTACGATTCTCTAGAATCGGTGTTACTGAAACGACGATATTCCAAATATATCATCCGGATGCTGTTGCTCTTTATAATATAACTTCGGATATGAAACGTGTGTGCTGGCAATTGTGGGATACAAACTATAGAATACCAAATGAAGAGAGTCAGATCCGACTCATGTCTTGCTTTCGACCGCAGCTCGCTGCTTTTACAAAACACtcgaataaaaaaatagtCGATGTGATGCCTGACAGCGGGTTCTACATGGAAGAGAAGATAGATGGCGAGCGGATGCAGGTCCATTTCACCAGGAAACAATGTGAAGAAGACGGTCAAACAGTTGAAAAAGTCCAGCTGAAATTCTTCAGTCGAAAGGGAAAAGATTATACGTATCTGTACGGGTCAAACTTCGACGACCCATCTGGCAGTCTTGCCCCCAAGCTACGAACAGTTATCGATAAGAGAGTTCGCAACTGCATTTTTGATGGCGAAATGGTTGGCTGGGACAGTGAAGAGGATATGATTGAACTCTTCGGAAGCCTTAAGACGGCTGCCAAGGCCGGAACTGCTAGTAAGAGCAATCCGCTCTATATTGCGTACGACCTTGTCCACTTAAACGGTCGTAGTCTGGTCAATGTCCCGCTATCACAGCGCAAAAAAATGCTAGACGGCATTGTAACCCCGGTGAAGGGCTATTTTATGGTGCTTCCGTATCCTATCGGGAAGACAGAAAAAGACATTGAAACCCGCTTTTTGAAGATTATCGAAGAGGCGTAA